Proteins found in one Coregonus clupeaformis isolate EN_2021a unplaced genomic scaffold, ASM2061545v1 scaf1359, whole genome shotgun sequence genomic segment:
- the LOC123486942 gene encoding zinc finger protein 2-like, with protein HQRIHSGEKAFGCDQCGKRFTQSGHLALHKRIHTGEKPFGCVQCGRRFTQSGSLAGHKRIHTGEKPYHCSDCGMSLTTSKGLLVHKRIHTGEKPFGCDQCGKRFTRSEHLAGHKKIHTGEKPYHCSDCGMSLTTSNGLLVHQRTHTGEKPFGCDQCGKRFTQSGRLVEHKRIHTGEKPFGCDQCGKRFTQSVRLVEHKRIHTGEKPFGCDQCGKRFTRSGNLAGHKRIHTGEKPFGCDQCGKRFTWSGNLVEHKRKHHTVG; from the coding sequence caccagagaatacacTCAGGAGAGAAggcttttggttgtgatcagtgtgggaagagattcactcagtcaggacacctggctttacacaagagaatacacacaggagagaagccttttggttgtgttCAGTGTGGGaggagattcactcagtcaggaagcctggctggacacaagagaatacacacaggagagaagccttaccactgctcagactgtggaatgagcttaaccacttcaaAAGGACTTCTcgtacacaagagaatacacactggagagaagccttttggttgtgatcagtgtgggaagagattcactcggtcagaacacctggctggacacaagaaaatacacacaggagagaagccttaccactgctcagactgtggaatgagcttaaccacttcaaacggacttctagtacaccagagaacacacacaggagagaagccttttggttgtgatcagtgtgggaagagattcactcagtcaggaagactggttgaacacaagagaatacacacaggagagaagccttttggttgtgatcagtgtgggaagagattcactcagtcagtaaggctggttgaacacaagagaatacacacaggagagaagccttttggttgtgatcagtgtgggaagagattcactcggtcaggaaacctggctggacacaagagaatacacacaggagagaagccttttggttgtgatcagtgtgggaagagattcacttgGTCAGGAAACCTGGTTGAACACAAGAGAAAACACCACACTGTTGGGTAA